The sequence AGCTGGGGGAGACTCTGCTCCCCAAGCGCATCGCGCTGCCCGTCTTCGCCTCGGACGCGCTCTCCTCGGTCGCGTACGCGCCCGAGGAGATCCTGCTGACACTCTCCCTGGCGGGTGCCTCGGCCATCCACTTCTCGTGGCAGATCGGCGTCGTCGTCGCCATCGTCATGCTCGCCGTGGTGGCCTCCTACCGGCAGAACGTGCATGCCTACCCGAGCGGCGGCGGCGACTACGAGGTCGCCACCGTGAACCACGGCCCCAACTCCGGCCTGGTGGTCGCGAGCGCGCTGATGGTCGACTACATCCTCACCGTCGCGGTCTCCACGACCTCGGGCGTGGCCAACGTGGTGTCGGCGGTGCCGGCGCTGCGCGGTCACGAGCTGACCCTGTCGGTGGTCGTGGTCATCGTGCTGATGGGCATGAACCTGCGCGGTGTGCGGGAGTCCGGTTCGGCCTTCGCCGTTCCGACCTACGCCTTCATGGTCGGCGTGCTGGGCATGGTGGTGTACGGGGTGGTCCGGCACTTCGGCCTGGGGCAGGACATGCCCGCCGAGAGCTCCGGCTTCCATCTGCAGGCGACGCCGGGGAACGAGTCCCTGGCGGGCTTCGCCATGGTGTTCCTGCTGCTCAAGGCGTTCTCCTCGGGCTGTGCGGCGCTGACCGGCGTCGAGGCGATCTCCAACGGCGTGCCCGCGTTCCGCAAGCCGAAGAGCAAGAACGCGGCGACCACCCTGCTGATGATGGCCAGCATCGCGGTCGTGATGTTCATGGGCATCATCTGGCTGGCCCGGCTGACCGGCGTCCAGATGGCCGAGCAGCCCGCGGAGCAGCTGGTCGGCGTGCCCGGCGACTACCACCAGAAGACCGCGCTGGCGCAGATCAGCGAGGCCGTGTTCTCCAACTTCACGCCGGGCTTCTACTTCGTCGCGGCCGTGACCGGCCTGATCCTGGTGCTGGCCGCGAACACCGCGTTCAACGGCTTCCCGGTGCTGGGCTCGATCCTGGCCCAGGACCGCTACCTGCCGCGCCAGCTGCACACCCGCGGTGACCGGCTGGCCTTCTCCAACGGCATCATCCTGCTGGCGCTGGCCGCGATCCTGTTCATCATCGCCTTCGACGCGGACCCGACCCGGCTGATCCAGCTCTACATCGTCGGCGTCTTCGTGTCGTTCAACATGAGCCAGTCCGGCATGATCCGGCACTGGACCCGGCACCTGCGCACCGAGACCGACCCGGCCAAGCGCCGCCACATGCAGCGCAGCCGGGCGATCAACACCTTCGGCCTGGTGATGACCATGGCCGTGCTGATCGTCGTGCTCGCCACCAAGATCAGCCACGCCTGGATCGCGATCGCGGCGATGGTCGTGCTGTTCGTGATGATGAAGGCGATCCGCCGGCACTACGACCGGGTCTCGGCGGAGCTGGTCGCCGCCGAGGAGCCGGACGACGTGGTGCTGCCGACCCGGGTGCACGCCATCGTCCTGGTCTCCAAGCTGCACAAGCCGGCGCTGCGCGCGCTGGCGTACGCGCGGCTCGCCCGGGCGCACACCCTGGAGGCGGTGACGGTGAACGTCGATCCGGCGGACACCGCGGCGCTGCGCGCGGAGTGGGACGAGCGCGGCATCGAGGTGCCGCTGAAGGTCCTGGACTCGCCGTACCGGGAGATCACCGCGCCGGTGCTGGACTACGTGAAGAACCTGCGCCGCAGCAGTCCGCGCGACGTGGTCTCGGTCTACATCCCGGAGTACGTGGTCGGCCACTGGTACGAGCACCTGCTGCACAACCAGAGCGCGCTGCGGCTGAAGGGCCGGCTGCTGTTCAAGCCGGGGGTGATGGTGACCTCGGTGCCGTGGCAGCTGGAGTCGTCCGAGCGGCGCAAGCCGCAGAAGGCCTGGTCGGCGCCGGGTGCGGTGCGACGAGGTGAGCCCCGGGCGCCGAAGGCCGTAAAGTCGGAAGTCTCGGCGAAGCCCGCCGGGTCGGCTGACAGCGGCAAGAAGGACTCCTCCCAGTGACCCGCAACACCCCGTCTCGTTCCAACGGCTCCTCCGGCAAGGGTGCCCGCAAGGGCGGTTCGTCCGGCCGGCCCGGGCAGGTGGCCCGGCCCCGCTGGGGCAAGCCGCAGCGGCCGGAGGCGACCGACCGCGACGGATTCACCGCGCGGACGGCGCCGCTCGCGCCGGAGGAGCGTGCCCCGGAGCGGGCCGAGCGTTCCGAGCGTTCCGAGCGCACCGACCGGCCGGAGAAGTCCGGACGCTCCGAGCGGTCCGGGGGTGCGGGGCGGCCGGAGAAGTCCGGGCGGGCCGAGCGTGCGCCGCGCGGCGAGCGCGAGGGCCGTTCCGACCGCTCCGACCGTTCGGGTCAGCAGGGTCAGCCGGGCGACCGGTCGAAGGACGGCGCGCGCCCGCGCAAGCAGGCCGTGCGCCCGCCCCGCGCGCTGCGCTCCACCGTCCGCGCGCCCCGGGCCGAGTCCGCGCCCAAGGCGCCCGCCGGTGACCCGCTGGTCGGCGAGCGCTACGAGGTCGAGGTCGGCCCGGTCGCCCACGGCGGCGGGCACTGCGTGGCGCGGCACGAGGGCCGGGTGCTGTTCGTCCGGCACGCGCTGCCGGGCGAGAGGGTGATCGCCCAGGTCACCGAGGGCACCTCCTCCTCGCGGTTCCTGCGCGCCGACGCGGTCGAGGTGCTGGAGCCCGCCAAGGAGCGGATCGCTCCGCCGTGCCCGTTCGCCGGGCCCGGCAAGTGCGGCGGCTGCGACTGGCAGCACGTGACGCCCGGTGGCCAGCGCAAGCTCAAGGTGCAGGTGCTGACCGAGCAGCTGGCCAAGCTCGCCGGCCTGACCCCGGCCGAGGCCGGCTGGGACGGCAGTGTCGAGCCGGTCGGCGACAAGCTGCCGGCCGGGCAGGTGCCGGCCTGGCGCACCCGGATCCAGTACGCGGTCGACCCGGGCACCGGCAAGGTGGGGCTGCGCAAGCACCGCTCGCACGACATCCAGCCGATCGACCGCTGCCTGATCGCGGCCGAGGGCGTCACCGAGCTGGGTGTGGAGGCGCACGACTGGCCGGGCGTCGCCTCGGTCGAGGTCATCGCCGCCGCCGGCTCCTCCGATCGCCAGGTGGTGCTCACCCCGGCCCCGGGCGCCCAGCTGCCGCTGGTCGAGCTGGACCGGCCGGTCTCCATCAGCCGGATCGACGAGCAGGGCGACTACCACCGGGTGCACGGCCGGAACTTCGTCCGGGAGCGGGCCGCCGGGCGGACCTGGCGGGTCAGCGACGGCGGCTTCTGGCAGATCCACCCCGAGGCCCCGGACACGCTGGTCGACGCCGTCATGGACGGTCTGGACCCGCAGTGGGGCGAGAACGCGCTGGACCTGTACTGCGGGGTGGGCCTGTTCGCGGGCGCGCTGGCCGACCGGGTCGGCGAGGACGGCGCGGTGCTCGGCATCGAGTCCGGCAAGCAGGCGGTGGCCGACGCCCGGCACAACCTGGCCGCGCTGGAGAACGTCCGGATCGAGTGCGACCGGGTGGAGACGCTGCTGCCGCGCACCGGCATCACCGCCACCGACCTCGTCGTGCTCGACCCGCCGCGCGCGGGGGCCGGGCGGGAGACCGTCGCGCACCTGGCCGGTCTCGGCGCCCGCCGGATCGCGTACGTGGCGTGCGACCCGGCGGCGCTGGCCCGGGACCTCGGGTTCTTCCGCGAGGGCGGTTACCGTCCGGTGTCGCTGCGGGCGTTCGACCTGTTCCCGATGACGCACCACTTCGAGTGCGTGGCGATCCTGGAGCCGATCGCGGGCGCGTAGGCGCCGCGGGAGGCACGGGCAAGGAAGGGCAGGGCGGTCCGGCACAGGACTGCACCGGACTGCACAGGACGGAGGCGGTACCCGGCGTTCGCGCGGGTACCGCCTCCGTCGTCTCGTGGGCCGGTGCGGCGGCTCAGGGCAGGTTGTGCTCCTCTTCCCGGGCGTCGTGCGGCAGGTCGACGCCGTGCTGGGCGGCGAGCCGCAGCAGCCCGGCTATCCGGCCCTCGTACGCCTGGACGCCGTCGGCGTCCCCCTCGGCCCGGGCGGCCGCGAGTTCCTTGCGGGCCTGGTCGAGCTGCTCGCGCAGCTCCTGGTCGAACATGGCTGTCATTGCCGGCCTCCACAACCGGTCGGTGCCGCTCCAGGGAATGCTCAGGGCACTTCAGAGTCTCCGAAGGTGAAGAACTCTTCAAGTCTCACTCCCGGCGGGCCCGGGCGCGTCGGACGACGGGGGAGCGGGTAGTCGGTAGGGGCGTACGGCGGGCGTGCCGGTGGGGCGTGCGGGTGTGCGCCAGTGGGGCGCGCGGCGGATGTGCGAGCCCTTGTTGTGCTAGCACTTCGGCGCTAGCTTGAAGTCATGGGTAAGAAGCAGCTGAACGTCCGGGTGGACGCCACCACCGCGGAGATGGCCCGGGAGCGGGCGGAGCAGCAGGGGATCAGCATGAACCAGTACATCGAACGCCTGGTCCAGCAGGACATGGGCGAGGCGGGCCGGGTCTTCGTCGACGCGGCCGCGCAGTTCATGAAGGAGTACGAGACGGCCTTCCTGGCCGAGTTCGGCGAGCAGCGGGGCGAGGCCGACCTCCAGGACGTGCGCCGTTGAAACTGGAGGTCGACCTCTCGTGGCTGCTCATGACCGCCGAGCAGTACACGCCCGGTGACCCGCAGGTCACCGACTACGGATCGCTGCTCGCCGCCGTCGCCCGGCACCAGGCCGAGATCTTCGACATCGCCGTCTACCCCGAGCCGCAGGACCGCGCCGCCGCCCTCATGCACCAGCTGATCCGGGTGCCGGCGCTCGAGAAGACCAACGAGCTGTTCGCCACCGCCGTCGCGTACGCCTACCTGGTGGCCAGCGGCTGCACGGTGGCCACCACCGCCCGCGAGGTGCGCAGCCTCGCCCGGGCCATCCGTGAGGGGCGGCTGACCGTTTCCGGGGTGGCGGACCGGCTGGCCGTCTGGGTGGTGGACGAGGCCGAGGACGAGGAGGTCAGCGGCGAGGACGACGACGAGGCGGAGTGAGCGGCGGGGGTGGGAGCGGCGGCCGGGGGGATCAGTGGGACCCGGTCTCCGGTTCGGCTGTCGGGGCGGCTGCCCGCTCGGCTGCCGGTTCGGCTGCTGGTTCGGCTGCCGGTTCGGCGATCAGTGCGGTCGCGAAGGAGCGGAAACCCGCCCGGCGGTAGATCCGGGCCACGTCCTCGTCCGCGGCGGACAGGAACACAGTCCGCACCCCGCCGGCCCGGGCGTGCGCGACCAGGGCCGCGGTGACCGCCTGCGCGAGGCCCCGCCGCCGGGCCGAGGGGAGGGTGCCCACCCCGGCCACCTCGGTGACCTCGCCGACCGGGTTGTGCTGGCCCGCGCAGAGCGCCGTGCCGTCACCGAAGGCCGCCGCGAGCGCCGTCCTCCCGGCGGTGATCCGCCCGGCGAGCCGCTCCGCGCTTCCGTCCGCCTTCAATGCCTCGGCCCGTACGGCGAGTTCGGCCGGACCGGCGCTGCCGACGCCGGTGCCCGGCTCGCCGAAGGCCAGGTGCGGAACGGCCAGTGCCTCGGCGAGGGCCGGATCGTCGGCGGCCAGCACCCGTACCGACACGCCGTCCGGTCGGGCGACGTCCCCGGGCCCGTCCCCGCGGGTCTCCGGACGCCCGCTCCCGTGCTCGTCCGGATGTCCGTCCCGCGGGCCGAGTACCAGCAGCGGATGCTCGTGCACGGTCAGTCCCGCCTCCTCCACGGCGGCGCGCAGCAGCGGGTCGTGCTCCGCGACCCACTCGAAGGCCTCCGGCAGTCCCAGCTCGCGCTGGCGGGCCCGTACCCGGCGGACGTCCTCCGCGGTGACGGCCGGGCCCGCGTGGCCCAGCGCCGGCCGGGCGTAGTACGGCCAGCCGGTGCCTTCCGCGACGAACAGGCTGAGCGGGCCGAAGTCCTCGACCCGGGCGGAGCTGCGCGGAACGGCGTCGTAGTAGCGCTCGATCGCTTCGAGGAGGGCCGGGTCGGGCTGCGCCGGTTCGGCGCCGGCGTTCGGGGCGCTCGGGTCGGTGGTGGCGGTGGTGGCGTCCGGGGCGGTGGCTGCGGGATCGTGGGAGGTCACGCGGTGCATCAAAGCAGGCCCGCCGCGTTCCCGCCGGGAATTTCCGGACGGCCCGCCCGGTCCCGTCCGGCTCCGGCTCGGTCGGCCTGGGTCCGGCTCGGTCCGCCTGGGTCCGCCTGGGTCCGGCTCCGTCCGGCCGGGTCCGCTCCCGCCCCGCGCGGGCGTGACCTGCGGAGCGGCCCGGCGGCCGTTCGGCCCGGGCATTTCACCGCGATTGTTGCCGAACGCTTACAGGCCGGGCGATCTTGTGTGGGAGCCGCGTGGCATCCTGGGGCTTTTACAGCTCTGCCGGACGTGAACGGCGGACGTCCGCGCTGGGCGAAGCGAGGGGGATGACTGGCTCATGAGGCTCTGCTTTCTGGTGGAGGAGCACTACCGGCACGACGGCATGCCGCTCGACGTCGTACGCCAACTCACCGCGTGGGGGCACCGGGTGGACGTGGTGCGCCCCGGCGACTCGCTGATGGCGATCTCCGAGGCGGTCCGGGCCGGCAGCCACGACGCCTGGGTGCTCAAGACCGTCTCCGGCGGACCGGGCCTCACCCTGCTGGAGGCCGCCGCCGCCGTCGGCCTCACCACCGTCAACGACGTCCGGTCCATCCGCGGCGTCCGCGACAAGGCCCTCGCCTCCGTGATCGCCCGCACCCGGGGGCTGCCCGTCCCCGTCACCTACGCGGCCGCCCGGTGGGAACGGCTCGCCGAGATCCCCGCAGCCGAGTACCCGCTGGTCGTCAAGCCCGCCGACGGCAGCTCCGGGCGCGCCGTGCGGCTCGTCCGCGACCCCGGGCACCTCGCCGAACTCGGTCCCCTGCTGGCCGGCGAGGGCCTGCTGATCGCCCAGCCCTACGTGCCCAACTCCGGCACCGACCTAAAGGTGTACTGCGTCGACGGCGAGCTGTACGCGACCGAGCGGTGCTCGCCGCTCAACCCCGACCAGGGGGTGCGGGAGCGGCAGGTGCCGCTGCCCGCCGAGGTCGCGCGGATCGCCGCGCAGGTCGGCGAGGTGTTCGGGCTCGACCTCTACGGCGTCGACGTGCTGCTCGGGCCGGACGGTCCGGTGGTCGTCGACATCAACGACTTCCCGAGCTTCCGGCAGGTGCCGGACGCGGTCGCGCGGGTCGCGCGGGCGGTGCTGCGGCTGGCCCGCACCGGCACGGCGGTCACGGCCCCTGCGGTGGCGCTCGACGCCTCGGGGCTGGAGGCGGTCGGGCTGGGGGCCGGAGCGGTCCTGATGCCCGCGCAGGGCGGCGGCGCGGCGGTCGGGGCCGGCGTCGCGGGCGGACTCGGGGGCGGTGGCGTCGCGGTCGGCGGTGTCGGCGTCGGCATGGGTGGTGTGGGTGTGGGTGGTGTCGGTGTGAGTGGTGTCGGTGTCGGTGGCATCGGGGCCGCGCCGGTCGGCGGCGCGATATGAGGGTCGGTCTGATCACCTCCGCCCCGGACCACCCGGTGCTCGCCGCGACCGCCGCGCTGCTGACCGCGGGCGGCCACCGCGTCGAGGTCCTCGACCCGACGTCCGGTCCGGACGGGCCGGTGCACCCGCCCGCCGACGTGTACCTGCTCAAGGCGCACACCCCGGCGGCACTCGCCCTCGCCCGGGGGCTGGAGGAGCGCGGCGTGCCCGTCGTCAACCCGGTCGCCGCCACCGAACTCTGCCAGGACCGGCTGGCCATGGCCGAACTCGCCCGGGAGGCCGGGCTGCCCTTCGCGGCCACCCGCGCCGCCGCCGACCCCGCCGAACTGCTCGCGGCGGTCGAGGCGGGGGAGCTCCTCCTGCCGATCGTCGTCAAGAGCCGGCACAGCCGCCGCCACGACCTCGTCGCCCGCGTCGACGACAGCGCCCGGCTGCGCTCCCTCACCGAGGAATGGCCGGACGAACCCGTTGTCGCCCAGCCCTACCTGCCCAGCACCGGCTGGGACCAGAAACTGTGGGTCGTCGCCGGGCAGCTGTTCTGCGCCCGCCGCCGCTCCGAGCTCGCCGGTCCCGAACGCGCCGAACTGCCCGGCGGTGAAGGCGGGTTCGGGCTCGCCGAGCTGTCCGCCGAGCGGGCCGCGGTGGCCCTGCGGGCGGGCGAGGTGTTCGGCCTCGACGTCTACGGCGTCGACCTGCTGGACGGGCCGGGCGAACCGGTGGTCGTCGACGTCAACGCCTTCCCGGGCATCCGGGGACAGGCCGGGGCGCCCGAGGCGCTCGCCGCGCTCGCGCTGCGGGTCGGCCGGGCGGGGTCGGCGACCGGCTCGGCGGCCGGGTCGGCGACCGGCTCGGTGTCCGGGGTCCCCCGCCAGCGGGCGGACGGCGCCGGCACCGCGACGCCGGCACCGGCGGATGCGGGGCCGGGCGCCGCCGCTGGTTAGGCTGGCACTCCCGGCCCGAGCAGACGACCGAGCACACGACCGGGCCGCGAGAGAAGACGGACCCTTGCTGCAGGACATCGAGCCCTACCTGGCGTGCCCGCACTGCGCGCGGCCGCTCACCCTCGACGGGCGCACCCTGCGCTGCCCCGGCGGGCACAGCCACGACCTCGCCAAGCAGGGCTACGTCAGCCTGCTCGCCGGTGACGCCCACACCGGCACCGGGGACACCGCCGAGATGGTCGCCGCCCGGGGCGACTTCCTCGCCGCCGGCCACTACCGGCCGATCGCCGACGCGCTCACGGAGGCAGCCGTCGCGGCCGTCGCCGGAGCCGAAGTCGGAGCCGAAGCCGAAGCCGGTGGTGACGCTGACGGTGGTGCTGGTGCTGGTGCTGGTGCTGGTGCCGGTGCCGGTGCCCGTGGGCTGGTCGCCGACCTCGGCGCGGGCACCGGCCACTACCTCGCCCACGTCCTGGACGCCCTGCCCGGCCGGCCCGGTGCCGCCCTCGACATCTCCAAGTACGCGCTGCGCCGCGCCGCCAGGGCCCACCCCCGGATCGGCGCCGTGGTCTGCGACGCCTGGCGGCCGCTGCCCCTGCTGGACGCCTCCGCCGACCTCGTCCTCAATGTGTTCGCCCCGCGCAACGGACCCGAGATCCGCCGCGTGCTGCGGCCCGGCGGCACCCTGCTGCTGGTCTCGCCCACCGCCCGGCACCTGCGCGAACTCGTCAACACCCTGGGCCTGTTGTCCGTCGACGAGGAGAAGCAGCGACGCATCGACGAGAAGCTCGGGCCCTACCTGACGCCCGCCGGGCGGCGCGAGGTCGAGTTCACCGTGCGGCTGTCCGCCGAGGACGTGCGGACCGTGGTGGGCATGGGGCCGAGCGCCTGGCACACCGACCCGGCCCGGCTCGCGGAGCGGCTCGCAGCCCTGCCCGACCCGGTCGAGGTGACGGCCTCCGTCACCGTCGCCGCCTACCGGCGCTGAACCGGCGGACCGGCCCCCGGCGCGGGGGCCGGCCGCCCGGCGCCGCGGCCCCGCGCCGCAGCCCTGCGCCGGAGTCACCCCGATGGGATGAATCTGCCGGGCAGGCACGTTTCTGCCGCGTGACCTGCGGCTAACGTCCGACGGGTGAATCGCGACGCCACCCGCCCCGCCCGGCCGGCCCACCCGCAGCAGCGCGCCCCGGAACCAGGACCGGCGGCGGCGACCGCCCGGCGCCCGATCGTCGAGGAACTCCGGCTCACCTCCTTCAAGTCCTACCGGCGCGCGGCACTCCCGCTCGCCCCCCTCACCGTGCTGCACGGCCCGGCCGGCGTCGGCAAGTCCAACGCGCTCGACGCCCTCGCCGTCCTCTCCCGGCTCGCCCTCGGCGAGGAGATCGGCGACTCCCTCGACGGCAGGCCCGGCACCACCGGGCCGCTCGCCGCCCCCGTCCGCGGCGGCCTCGCCGGATGCGTGCCGCACGGCCGCAACGCCGTCATCCTCGGCTGCACCGTCCGCTCCCCGGACGGACCGATCGCGCTGGAGGTCGTCATCCGCACCGACGGCCCCGTCCGGATCGCCAGGGAACAGCTCACCCTCGACGGCCGGACCCTCGTCGAGACCGGTGAACAGGACCTGCGCCACCGCCGTGTCAACGTCAGCTGGCACAACGACACCCGGCAGGGCGACATCCGAGCCCCCTTCCCCAGCGGCACCCTGGTCACCGCCCAGATCCCGCTGCGCGTCGCCGGTTCCTCGCCCGGCGAGCGCAAGGTCCTCGCGGCCGCCGAACAACTGCTGACCGCGCTGCGCGAGGTCTTCCCCGTCTGCCCCGTGCCCGCCCTGATGCGGGGCTGGGCCCGCCCCCACCCGGAGGCCAGGCTGCTCAGCTCGGCCGCCAACATCTCCGCCGTCGTCGCCCGGCTCGGCAGTGAGTGCGGCCGCCGGTTCGGCCAGCTGCTGCGCGTCGTCCAGTCCGCCGCCCCGCACCCGCTGCTCGGCCTCGACCTCGCCCACCGCGGCACCGGAGCCGACCGGCGGGTGCTCGCCGTGTTCGACGAGGGCGTGCTCGGCCGCACCGGCGCCGACCAGGCCTCCGACGGCATGCTCCGCCACCTCGCCTTCGCCGCGGTGCTGCTCACCGGCGCCGGCGTGCTGGACCTCGACGTGGCCGCCGAGGTGCCGTGGGCGCAGCGGCAGCTCACCGTGCTGGCCGAGGACCTCGGGGCCGGGCTCTCCACCGACCAGGCCGCCTCGCTGCTGCGGCTCGCCCGCGACATGTCGGGGCGCAACCAGCTGCGGGTGCTCGCCACGCTCCAGGAGCCGGCGGCGGCCCGGGACGCGCTGGGCGGGGCGGGCGAACTTCCGGCCGGGGTGGCGGTGGTGGAGTGCCGGCGTGATCCGGGCTCGGGGCTCACGGTGCTGCGGACGGAGACCGCGCGGGTGCCGGTCCAGGCGGTGCGGGACGGGGCGTCGGCGGCCTCGGGACCGGTGGCGGAGCCGGGGTCGGGGCCGGTAGCGGGTTCGGGTGCGGTTTCCGTAGCGGGTTCGGGTTCGCCGGAGGGCGGTGCGTCGGGCCCCGGGGCGGACCGGACGGCGGGCGATGCGGTAGACCTGGACAGGTGAACGAACGACACACGGAACCCGCCGGGCCCGCCCTGGAGGAGCTGCGGCAACGGCTCGCCGACTTCGCCGCGGCCCGCCGCTGGGAGCCCTTCCACACCCCCAAGAACCTCGCCTCGGCCCTGACCGTGGAGGCCGGCGAACTGCTGGAGATCTTCCAGTGGCTCACCCCCGAGCAGGCGTCCGCCGTGATGGCCGACCCGGACCGCGCCCACCGGGTGCGCGACGAGGTGGCCGACGTGCTCGCCTACCTGCTCCAGTTCTGCACGGCGGTCGGGGTCGATCCGCTGACGGCCCTGGCGGCCAAGATCGAGCGGAACGAGTTGCGCTTCCCGGTCCCCGACACCCCCGCCGAGGGCGAGGAAGTCAACCCGTAGCGTCGTTCATAACCCCCGCGGGGGACGAAAGTTGTCCACAGCCACGGGCTTGTCCACAGGTTTCCGAAGTCCCGATGCGCCACCCCCGCGCCCCGTCGCACCCTCTCACCGTGACCGCACGGCAGGGCGCCGCGCGGGCGACGGAAGGGGTGTCCGGCCGTGGAAGCGCTGCGACTGATCAAGACCGCCCGGCACGCCCTGGCGGAGACCAGGAACGTGTCCGACGTGCTGGCCGAGGCCCGGCAGGCCGCGCTGCTCACCGAGGCGGTGGCCACCCGGCTCGCCAGGTCCGGCGAGGAGGGACTCTCCGGCCTCGGGCAGTTGTTGGCCGAGGCCGCCACCCACGCGGCCTGTTGCCTGGAGCATCCGGAGGAGGGCGCCTCCTCCGCGTCCGCCTTCGGGCCGGGAGGCCGGGCCCGGAGGCTCACCGAGCTCGGGGAGTTCGGGCCGATGCTCGACGAACTCGGGCGCCTGCTGCGGGACATGGGGGAGACGCTGGTCGTGCTGGCCTGCGGGGCCGACACCGAGAGCCTCTACTGGGCCTGCATCGACGGGGTCGACGCCGGCGCGGAGTGCACCCAGCTGGTCGACCAACTGCTCGACGCCGTAGGGCGGATGGCGGGGGAGCGGTCCGAGGAGTACGAGGTGGAGCGGTGCGGGGCGGCGGAGGGCGGGCCCGGGGAGCCGCTCGGGCCGGACGGTGCCCGACGGCTCCCCGAGCCGGCGACGGAGCACGAGGAGCGGTTACTGGTGCTCCGGCTCGACCCGCCGGGTCAGCGGGCGGCGGAGAGCCCGCCGTCCTCGCCGTCGGCGGAAGCGGTCGCGACGGGGGAGGTGGTACGGGCACCGATGGCCTGAAGGTCGGCGAGGTCCGCGGTCACCGAGGCGAGCAACTCCTGCATCT comes from Streptomyces sp. TLI_053 and encodes:
- a CDS encoding APC family permease: MPMPTDLPKRILIGRALRSDKLGETLLPKRIALPVFASDALSSVAYAPEEILLTLSLAGASAIHFSWQIGVVVAIVMLAVVASYRQNVHAYPSGGGDYEVATVNHGPNSGLVVASALMVDYILTVAVSTTSGVANVVSAVPALRGHELTLSVVVVIVLMGMNLRGVRESGSAFAVPTYAFMVGVLGMVVYGVVRHFGLGQDMPAESSGFHLQATPGNESLAGFAMVFLLLKAFSSGCAALTGVEAISNGVPAFRKPKSKNAATTLLMMASIAVVMFMGIIWLARLTGVQMAEQPAEQLVGVPGDYHQKTALAQISEAVFSNFTPGFYFVAAVTGLILVLAANTAFNGFPVLGSILAQDRYLPRQLHTRGDRLAFSNGIILLALAAILFIIAFDADPTRLIQLYIVGVFVSFNMSQSGMIRHWTRHLRTETDPAKRRHMQRSRAINTFGLVMTMAVLIVVLATKISHAWIAIAAMVVLFVMMKAIRRHYDRVSAELVAAEEPDDVVLPTRVHAIVLVSKLHKPALRALAYARLARAHTLEAVTVNVDPADTAALRAEWDERGIEVPLKVLDSPYREITAPVLDYVKNLRRSSPRDVVSVYIPEYVVGHWYEHLLHNQSALRLKGRLLFKPGVMVTSVPWQLESSERRKPQKAWSAPGAVRRGEPRAPKAVKSEVSAKPAGSADSGKKDSSQ
- a CDS encoding class I SAM-dependent RNA methyltransferase, which encodes MVGERYEVEVGPVAHGGGHCVARHEGRVLFVRHALPGERVIAQVTEGTSSSRFLRADAVEVLEPAKERIAPPCPFAGPGKCGGCDWQHVTPGGQRKLKVQVLTEQLAKLAGLTPAEAGWDGSVEPVGDKLPAGQVPAWRTRIQYAVDPGTGKVGLRKHRSHDIQPIDRCLIAAEGVTELGVEAHDWPGVASVEVIAAAGSSDRQVVLTPAPGAQLPLVELDRPVSISRIDEQGDYHRVHGRNFVRERAAGRTWRVSDGGFWQIHPEAPDTLVDAVMDGLDPQWGENALDLYCGVGLFAGALADRVGEDGAVLGIESGKQAVADARHNLAALENVRIECDRVETLLPRTGITATDLVVLDPPRAGAGRETVAHLAGLGARRIAYVACDPAALARDLGFFREGGYRPVSLRAFDLFPMTHHFECVAILEPIAGA
- a CDS encoding toxin-antitoxin system HicB family antitoxin, giving the protein MGKKQLNVRVDATTAEMARERAEQQGISMNQYIERLVQQDMGEAGRVFVDAAAQFMKEYETAFLAEFGEQRGEADLQDVRR
- a CDS encoding fic family toxin-antitoxin system, toxin component, which produces MKLEVDLSWLLMTAEQYTPGDPQVTDYGSLLAAVARHQAEIFDIAVYPEPQDRAAALMHQLIRVPALEKTNELFATAVAYAYLVASGCTVATTAREVRSLARAIREGRLTVSGVADRLAVWVVDEAEDEEVSGEDDDEAE
- a CDS encoding GNAT family N-acetyltransferase translates to MERYYDAVPRSSARVEDFGPLSLFVAEGTGWPYYARPALGHAGPAVTAEDVRRVRARQRELGLPEAFEWVAEHDPLLRAAVEEAGLTVHEHPLLVLGPRDGHPDEHGSGRPETRGDGPGDVARPDGVSVRVLAADDPALAEALAVPHLAFGEPGTGVGSAGPAELAVRAEALKADGSAERLAGRITAGRTALAAAFGDGTALCAGQHNPVGEVTEVAGVGTLPSARRRGLAQAVTAALVAHARAGGVRTVFLSAADEDVARIYRRAGFRSFATALIAEPAAEPAAEPAAERAAAPTAEPETGSH
- a CDS encoding putative RNA methyltransferase, whose protein sequence is MLQDIEPYLACPHCARPLTLDGRTLRCPGGHSHDLAKQGYVSLLAGDAHTGTGDTAEMVAARGDFLAAGHYRPIADALTEAAVAAVAGAEVGAEAEAGGDADGGAGAGAGAGAGAGARGLVADLGAGTGHYLAHVLDALPGRPGAALDISKYALRRAARAHPRIGAVVCDAWRPLPLLDASADLVLNVFAPRNGPEIRRVLRPGGTLLLVSPTARHLRELVNTLGLLSVDEEKQRRIDEKLGPYLTPAGRREVEFTVRLSAEDVRTVVGMGPSAWHTDPARLAERLAALPDPVEVTASVTVAAYRR
- a CDS encoding nucleotide pyrophosphohydrolase encodes the protein MNERHTEPAGPALEELRQRLADFAAARRWEPFHTPKNLASALTVEAGELLEIFQWLTPEQASAVMADPDRAHRVRDEVADVLAYLLQFCTAVGVDPLTALAAKIERNELRFPVPDTPAEGEEVNP
- a CDS encoding DUF6099 family protein, which produces MEALRLIKTARHALAETRNVSDVLAEARQAALLTEAVATRLARSGEEGLSGLGQLLAEAATHAACCLEHPEEGASSASAFGPGGRARRLTELGEFGPMLDELGRLLRDMGETLVVLACGADTESLYWACIDGVDAGAECTQLVDQLLDAVGRMAGERSEEYEVERCGAAEGGPGEPLGPDGARRLPEPATEHEERLLVLRLDPPGQRAAESPPSSPSAEAVATGEVVRAPMA